A genomic window from Anthonomus grandis grandis chromosome 2, icAntGran1.3, whole genome shotgun sequence includes:
- the LOC126750715 gene encoding vanin-like protein 3 isoform X1, with product MRETKLSSRIRQYKMRKNISLILLNLISCQTIQAQSYNVAVIEFPINHNTSQHPGEVLKQNTAQYLKLLDEINQNASQPLDLIIFPESTLTPFDSFSEAVEVPSSTTTILCNSTENYGQFLKDLSCKAILYNTTIVINLTEKDSDVYYNTDLVFGNNGSIIARYRKWNLFGEYGKSKPKTLDLPLIEIKNTTFGLMTCFDIQFGIPAFNLTKTLDVQNIIFPLNWISELPFLTALQVQQMWSQEFNVALLAAGASNPQLGAGGSGIFLGEAGPVVSDLLPTLGTKVLIGTVPPVELLNNNFQNSNIDSQAEAMDEFYMLVDPSIIVHNSILLNTSENSMNASVCHRKSSDNVLCCQFNVSFTQEIIKNDFLKHYTYHLVVFNGVRTYSNLFYGGVETCGLIACLNDSLTSCGRRFSNYSEVHWPLTFTYINIRANFSQSDQRVQFPSTLLSSIRPLPIESYIWKKEEMNSVVIRNIELVEPQTKILTFGIFGRDFERDWDPVRIKGLSNGVKLDISVIVLVFFTNLLLFL from the exons ATGCGTGAAACCAAATTAAGTTCTAGAATTAGACAATACAAAATGCGGAAAAATATTTCGTTGattcttttaaatcttatttCCTGTCAAACCATACAG GCGCAATCCTATAATGTGGCTGTTATAGAATTTCCGATAAACCACAACACATCTCAACATCCTGGCgaagttttaaaacaaaatactgcACAATATCTAAAACTTTTGGATGAAATTAACCAAAACGCATcccaa CCattagatttaataatttttcccgAGTCCACGCTGACACCATTCGATTCCTTTTCTGAAGCTGTCGAGGTACCATCTAGTACCACAACTATATTATGCAATTCAACAGAAAATTATGGACAATTCTTAAAAGACTTGTCATGCAAAGCTATTTTGTATAATACAACTATTGTCATTAATTTAACGGAAAAAGACTCCGATGTTTATTACAATACTGACCTAGTCTTTGGGAATAATGGATCTATTATTGCTAG ATACAGAAAGTGGAATTTATTTGGGGAATATGGAAAAAGCAAACCAAAAACCTTGGATTTACCCTTAATAGAAATCAAAAATACTACTTTTGGATTAATGACTTGTTTTGATATACAATTCGGCATACCCGCATTTAATTTGACTAAAACCTTGGATgtgcaaaatattatatttcctTTAAACTGGATTTCAGAACTACCATTTTTAACAg CATTGCAGGTTCAACAAATGTGGTCTCAAGAATTCAACGTCGCTTTGCTGGCCGCTGGTGCTAGCAACCCCCAGCTTGGTGCTGGTGGCTCAGGAATATTTCTTGGTGAGGCTGGGCCAGTAGTAAGTGATCTATTACCCACTCTAGGAACTAAAGTACTGATTGGTACTGTTCCTCCTGTAGAGTTactaaacaataattttcaaaacagcAATATTGATAGTCAAGCTGAGGCCATGGATGAGTTTTATATGTTGGTAGATCCATCAATCATTG TTCATAATTCAATTCTTTTGAATACTTCTGAAAATTCGATGAATGCAAGTGTGTGCCATAGAAAATCAAGTGATAACGTCCTTTGCTGTCAATTTAATGTCTCTTTTAcacaagaaataattaaaaatgactttttaaaacattacaCTTATCATTTGGTGGTGTTTAATGGTGTTAGGACATATTCTAATTTATTCTATGGAGGAGTGGAGACTTGCGGATTAATAGCTTGCTTAAATGATAGTCTTACGTCGTGTGGAAGAAG GTTCTCAAATTACTCAGAAGTACATTGGCCACTTACCTTTACATACATTAACATTAGAGCTAATTTCAGCCAATCAGATCAAAGAGTGCAATTTCCATCAACCCTACTAAGCTCAATACGACCCCTACCTATAGAGAGTTATATTTGGAAGAAGGAAGAAATGAATTCCGTAGTAATCAGGAATATTGAGTTAGTGGAGCCTCAGACTAAGATCTTGACTTTTGGGATTTTTGGGAGAGATTTTGAGAGGGATTGGGATCCTGTGAGAATTAAAGGACTGAGTAATGGTGTTAAATTGGATATTTCGGTGATTGTACTTGTTTTCTTCACCAACTTGTTACTTTTTTTGTAG
- the LOC126750345 gene encoding TBC1 domain family member 13 isoform X1, with the protein MAYKARLKEFDLILQQERIDITTLKKLSFYGIPESKRPLCWRVLLNYLPLETDIWDSVLAEKRKLYKQYIDELIVMPGENETNGDVTMGDHPLSINPDGQWSTFFKDNEVLLQIDKDVRRLCPDISFFQQPTEYPCEEIVNSNDVKRLHTRVQRRVLNCANVERKGLGITKIALSVKKAPEDYAPMEEGKEAHWEVVERILFLYAKLNPGQGYVQGMNEIIGPIYHAFASDPDVSYKEFAEADSFFCFTNLMSEIRDFFIKTLDETDHGINTMMNTMLNRLKNNDLDVWLRFQQLDMKPQYYSFRWITLLLSQEFPLPDVLRIWDSLFSDENRFDFLIYVCCAMIVILRKQLLNGDFSANIKLLQNFPPMDVQTILSKAVELSKMHIF; encoded by the exons atggcCTACAAAGCAag ACTGAAGGAATTTGATCTCATCCTCCAACAAGAGCGCATAGACATCACCACATTAAAGAAACTATCTTTTTATG GAATACCAGAAAGTAAGAGGCCTCTTTGCTGGAGAGTTTTATTAAACTACCTCCCGCTAGAAACAGATATCTGGGACTCTGTCCTCGCAGAAAAAAGAAAGTTATATAAGCAGTATATAGATGAATTAATTGTTATGCCAGGGGAAAATGAGACTAATGGGGATGTTACCATGGGGGACCACCCATTGAGTATTAATCCTGATGGTCAGTGGTCCACTTTCTTTAAGGATAATGAAGTTTTATTGCAAATTGACAAGGATGTTAGAAG ATTATGTCCAGACATTTCTTTCTTTCAACAACCAACCGAATACCCATGTGAAGAAATAGTCAACAGTAATGACGTTAAAAGGCTTCATACAAGAGTTCAAAGACGCGTCCTAAACTGTGCTAATGTTGAAAGGAAAGGCTTGGGAATAACAAAA ATAGCTCTCTCAGTAAAAAAGGCCCCAGAAGACTATGCCCCCATGGAGGAAGGAAAAGAGGCTCACTGGGAGGTTGTAGAAAGGATATTGTTTCTATATGCCAAATTGAATCCCGGACAAGGCTACGTTCAGGGGATGAATGAAATTATTGGGCCTATTTACCATGCATTTGCCTCAGACCCAGATGTTAGTTATAAAG AATTTGCTGAAGcagatagttttttttgtttcacaaACCTAATGTCCGAAATCcgagatttttttataaaaaccctGGATGAAACTGATCATGGGATTAATACAATGATGAATACTATGCTCAATCGTTTAAAGAATAATGACCTGGATGTCTGGCTGAGGTTTCAACAGTTAGATATGAAACCCCAATATTATAGCTTTAGATGGATTACTCTTCTATTATCTCAAGAGTTTCCCTTGCCTGATGTTCTTAGGATATGGGACTCGCTGTTTTCCGACGAAAACCGTTTTGACTTTCTTATTTATGTTTGCTGTGCTATGATTGT aatattaagaaaacaattattaaatggAGATTTTTCGGCTAATATTAAGCTACTCCAGAACTTCCCACCTATGGATGTCCAAACTATTCTTTCCAAAGCAGTTGAGCTGTCGAAGatgcacattttttaa
- the LOC126750345 gene encoding TBC1 domain family member 13 isoform X2, whose translation MAYKARLKEFDLILQQERIDITTLKKLSFYGIPESKRPLCWRVLLNYLPLETDIWDSVLAEKRKLYKQYIDELIVMPGENETNGDVTMGDHPLSINPDGQWSTFFKDNEVLLQIDKDVRRLCPDISFFQQPTEYPCEEIVNSNDVKRLHTRVQRRVLNCANVERKGLGITKIALSVKKAPEDYAPMEEGKEAHWEVVERILFLYAKLNPGQGYVQGMNEIIGPIYHAFASDPDVSYKDSFFCFTNLMSEIRDFFIKTLDETDHGINTMMNTMLNRLKNNDLDVWLRFQQLDMKPQYYSFRWITLLLSQEFPLPDVLRIWDSLFSDENRFDFLIYVCCAMIVILRKQLLNGDFSANIKLLQNFPPMDVQTILSKAVELSKMHIF comes from the exons atggcCTACAAAGCAag ACTGAAGGAATTTGATCTCATCCTCCAACAAGAGCGCATAGACATCACCACATTAAAGAAACTATCTTTTTATG GAATACCAGAAAGTAAGAGGCCTCTTTGCTGGAGAGTTTTATTAAACTACCTCCCGCTAGAAACAGATATCTGGGACTCTGTCCTCGCAGAAAAAAGAAAGTTATATAAGCAGTATATAGATGAATTAATTGTTATGCCAGGGGAAAATGAGACTAATGGGGATGTTACCATGGGGGACCACCCATTGAGTATTAATCCTGATGGTCAGTGGTCCACTTTCTTTAAGGATAATGAAGTTTTATTGCAAATTGACAAGGATGTTAGAAG ATTATGTCCAGACATTTCTTTCTTTCAACAACCAACCGAATACCCATGTGAAGAAATAGTCAACAGTAATGACGTTAAAAGGCTTCATACAAGAGTTCAAAGACGCGTCCTAAACTGTGCTAATGTTGAAAGGAAAGGCTTGGGAATAACAAAA ATAGCTCTCTCAGTAAAAAAGGCCCCAGAAGACTATGCCCCCATGGAGGAAGGAAAAGAGGCTCACTGGGAGGTTGTAGAAAGGATATTGTTTCTATATGCCAAATTGAATCCCGGACAAGGCTACGTTCAGGGGATGAATGAAATTATTGGGCCTATTTACCATGCATTTGCCTCAGACCCAGATGTTAGTTATAAAG atagttttttttgtttcacaaACCTAATGTCCGAAATCcgagatttttttataaaaaccctGGATGAAACTGATCATGGGATTAATACAATGATGAATACTATGCTCAATCGTTTAAAGAATAATGACCTGGATGTCTGGCTGAGGTTTCAACAGTTAGATATGAAACCCCAATATTATAGCTTTAGATGGATTACTCTTCTATTATCTCAAGAGTTTCCCTTGCCTGATGTTCTTAGGATATGGGACTCGCTGTTTTCCGACGAAAACCGTTTTGACTTTCTTATTTATGTTTGCTGTGCTATGATTGT aatattaagaaaacaattattaaatggAGATTTTTCGGCTAATATTAAGCTACTCCAGAACTTCCCACCTATGGATGTCCAAACTATTCTTTCCAAAGCAGTTGAGCTGTCGAAGatgcacattttttaa
- the LOC126750715 gene encoding vanin-like protein 3 isoform X3, translating into MRETKLSSRIRQYKMRKNISLILLNLISCQTIQAQSYNVAVIEFPINHNTSQHPGEVLKQNTAQYLKLLDEINQNASQPLDLIIFPESTLTPFDSFSEAVEVPSSTTTILCNSTENYGQFLKDLSCKAILYNTTIVINLTEKDSDVYYNTDLVFGNNGSIIARYRKWNLFGEYGKSKPKTLDLPLIEIKNTTFGLMTCFDIQFGIPAFNLTKTLDVQNIIFPLNWISELPFLTGSTNVVSRIQRRFAGRWC; encoded by the exons ATGCGTGAAACCAAATTAAGTTCTAGAATTAGACAATACAAAATGCGGAAAAATATTTCGTTGattcttttaaatcttatttCCTGTCAAACCATACAG GCGCAATCCTATAATGTGGCTGTTATAGAATTTCCGATAAACCACAACACATCTCAACATCCTGGCgaagttttaaaacaaaatactgcACAATATCTAAAACTTTTGGATGAAATTAACCAAAACGCATcccaa CCattagatttaataatttttcccgAGTCCACGCTGACACCATTCGATTCCTTTTCTGAAGCTGTCGAGGTACCATCTAGTACCACAACTATATTATGCAATTCAACAGAAAATTATGGACAATTCTTAAAAGACTTGTCATGCAAAGCTATTTTGTATAATACAACTATTGTCATTAATTTAACGGAAAAAGACTCCGATGTTTATTACAATACTGACCTAGTCTTTGGGAATAATGGATCTATTATTGCTAG ATACAGAAAGTGGAATTTATTTGGGGAATATGGAAAAAGCAAACCAAAAACCTTGGATTTACCCTTAATAGAAATCAAAAATACTACTTTTGGATTAATGACTTGTTTTGATATACAATTCGGCATACCCGCATTTAATTTGACTAAAACCTTGGATgtgcaaaatattatatttcctTTAAACTGGATTTCAGAACTACCATTTTTAACAg GTTCAACAAATGTGGTCTCAAGAATTCAACGTCGCTTTGCTGGCCGCTGGTGCTAG
- the LOC126750345 gene encoding TBC1 domain family member 13 isoform X3: MPGENETNGDVTMGDHPLSINPDGQWSTFFKDNEVLLQIDKDVRRLCPDISFFQQPTEYPCEEIVNSNDVKRLHTRVQRRVLNCANVERKGLGITKIALSVKKAPEDYAPMEEGKEAHWEVVERILFLYAKLNPGQGYVQGMNEIIGPIYHAFASDPDVSYKEFAEADSFFCFTNLMSEIRDFFIKTLDETDHGINTMMNTMLNRLKNNDLDVWLRFQQLDMKPQYYSFRWITLLLSQEFPLPDVLRIWDSLFSDENRFDFLIYVCCAMIVILRKQLLNGDFSANIKLLQNFPPMDVQTILSKAVELSKMHIF; this comes from the exons ATGCCAGGGGAAAATGAGACTAATGGGGATGTTACCATGGGGGACCACCCATTGAGTATTAATCCTGATGGTCAGTGGTCCACTTTCTTTAAGGATAATGAAGTTTTATTGCAAATTGACAAGGATGTTAGAAG ATTATGTCCAGACATTTCTTTCTTTCAACAACCAACCGAATACCCATGTGAAGAAATAGTCAACAGTAATGACGTTAAAAGGCTTCATACAAGAGTTCAAAGACGCGTCCTAAACTGTGCTAATGTTGAAAGGAAAGGCTTGGGAATAACAAAA ATAGCTCTCTCAGTAAAAAAGGCCCCAGAAGACTATGCCCCCATGGAGGAAGGAAAAGAGGCTCACTGGGAGGTTGTAGAAAGGATATTGTTTCTATATGCCAAATTGAATCCCGGACAAGGCTACGTTCAGGGGATGAATGAAATTATTGGGCCTATTTACCATGCATTTGCCTCAGACCCAGATGTTAGTTATAAAG AATTTGCTGAAGcagatagttttttttgtttcacaaACCTAATGTCCGAAATCcgagatttttttataaaaaccctGGATGAAACTGATCATGGGATTAATACAATGATGAATACTATGCTCAATCGTTTAAAGAATAATGACCTGGATGTCTGGCTGAGGTTTCAACAGTTAGATATGAAACCCCAATATTATAGCTTTAGATGGATTACTCTTCTATTATCTCAAGAGTTTCCCTTGCCTGATGTTCTTAGGATATGGGACTCGCTGTTTTCCGACGAAAACCGTTTTGACTTTCTTATTTATGTTTGCTGTGCTATGATTGT aatattaagaaaacaattattaaatggAGATTTTTCGGCTAATATTAAGCTACTCCAGAACTTCCCACCTATGGATGTCCAAACTATTCTTTCCAAAGCAGTTGAGCTGTCGAAGatgcacattttttaa
- the LOC126750715 gene encoding vanin-like protein 3 isoform X2 — MWSQEFNVALLAAGASNPQLGAGGSGIFLGEAGPVVSDLLPTLGTKVLIGTVPPVELLNNNFQNSNIDSQAEAMDEFYMLVDPSIIVHNSILLNTSENSMNASVCHRKSSDNVLCCQFNVSFTQEIIKNDFLKHYTYHLVVFNGVRTYSNLFYGGVETCGLIACLNDSLTSCGRRFSNYSEVHWPLTFTYINIRANFSQSDQRVQFPSTLLSSIRPLPIESYIWKKEEMNSVVIRNIELVEPQTKILTFGIFGRDFERDWDPVRIKGLSNGVKLDISVIVLVFFTNLLLFL, encoded by the exons ATGTGGTCTCAAGAATTCAACGTCGCTTTGCTGGCCGCTGGTGCTAGCAACCCCCAGCTTGGTGCTGGTGGCTCAGGAATATTTCTTGGTGAGGCTGGGCCAGTAGTAAGTGATCTATTACCCACTCTAGGAACTAAAGTACTGATTGGTACTGTTCCTCCTGTAGAGTTactaaacaataattttcaaaacagcAATATTGATAGTCAAGCTGAGGCCATGGATGAGTTTTATATGTTGGTAGATCCATCAATCATTG TTCATAATTCAATTCTTTTGAATACTTCTGAAAATTCGATGAATGCAAGTGTGTGCCATAGAAAATCAAGTGATAACGTCCTTTGCTGTCAATTTAATGTCTCTTTTAcacaagaaataattaaaaatgactttttaaaacattacaCTTATCATTTGGTGGTGTTTAATGGTGTTAGGACATATTCTAATTTATTCTATGGAGGAGTGGAGACTTGCGGATTAATAGCTTGCTTAAATGATAGTCTTACGTCGTGTGGAAGAAG GTTCTCAAATTACTCAGAAGTACATTGGCCACTTACCTTTACATACATTAACATTAGAGCTAATTTCAGCCAATCAGATCAAAGAGTGCAATTTCCATCAACCCTACTAAGCTCAATACGACCCCTACCTATAGAGAGTTATATTTGGAAGAAGGAAGAAATGAATTCCGTAGTAATCAGGAATATTGAGTTAGTGGAGCCTCAGACTAAGATCTTGACTTTTGGGATTTTTGGGAGAGATTTTGAGAGGGATTGGGATCCTGTGAGAATTAAAGGACTGAGTAATGGTGTTAAATTGGATATTTCGGTGATTGTACTTGTTTTCTTCACCAACTTGTTACTTTTTTTGTAG